A region from the Arthrobacter roseus genome encodes:
- a CDS encoding Maf family protein, with protein sequence MTDSPLLILASASPGRAKLLADASIGFDVLVSDVDEAAVATHYGTPEPHELALLLARAKAESVAARPEAEGAVVLGCDSVFELGGVAYGKPYEPDVARERWTHMRGQTGVLHTGHWLIDNRDADSGGAGLSAGSGATIGAVASASVSFAQVSDEEIDAYVATGEPLPCAGGFTIDGRGGAFITGVDGDPHAVVGLSISTLRDLLGKTGLSIVDLWV encoded by the coding sequence ATGACCGATTCCCCTCTCCTGATCCTGGCCTCAGCCTCCCCCGGACGCGCAAAATTGCTGGCCGACGCCAGCATCGGCTTCGATGTGCTCGTCTCAGACGTCGACGAAGCTGCCGTGGCAACCCACTATGGGACGCCCGAGCCCCACGAACTAGCGCTGCTGCTGGCGCGGGCCAAGGCGGAGTCCGTCGCCGCCCGGCCAGAAGCCGAGGGAGCAGTGGTGCTCGGCTGCGACTCCGTCTTTGAACTCGGCGGCGTTGCTTATGGAAAACCGTACGAGCCCGACGTCGCCCGCGAACGCTGGACGCACATGCGTGGCCAAACCGGTGTGCTTCACACCGGCCACTGGCTGATCGATAACCGCGACGCGGATTCAGGCGGGGCCGGGCTATCGGCTGGTTCGGGTGCCACCATCGGCGCTGTAGCCTCAGCCAGTGTCAGTTTCGCCCAGGTGAGCGATGAGGAGATTGACGCCTACGTTGCCACCGGTGAGCCCCTGCCCTGCGCCGGTGGATTCACCATCGACGGACGCGGAGGCGCATTCATCACGGGCGTGGACGGGGACCCCCACGCCGTCGTCGGCCTCTCCATCTCGACCCTGAGGGACCTACTCGGCAAGACCGGGCTCTCCATCGTCGACCTCTGGGTTTAG